GCTCTCTAATCCCTCCATCTGTTGGACGTCGGAGCCGGAGAGGGCCTTGCCGTAGCGGCCCACCAGGCTGGTGAGTTCCTGCGGGAGGACGAACGTGGTGGACTCGCCCTTGCCGATCTCCTCTAGGGTCTCCATCCCGCGCTCGATGATGGCGCGTTCGCCCATCGACTCCGCGGAGCGAGCCCGGAGGACGGTCGATATCGCGTCACCCTGCGCTTCGAGGATCTGCGACTGCTTTTCGCCCTGCGCCCGGATGATGTTCGACTGCTTGTCACCCTCCGCCTGCTCGACCGCGGAGCGACGCTCTCCCTGCGCCTCCAAGATCATCGCGCGGCGGCGGCGCTCCGCGCCGGTCTGTTGTTCCATGGCGCGTTGGACCTCCTGTGAGGGACTTACCTCGCGGACCTCGACGGCCTCGACGCGGATCCCCCACTCGTCGGTCGGCTCGTCTAACTCCTCGTTGATCCGGTCGTTTATTTGGTCGCGCCGCGAGAGCGTGTCGTCGAGTTCCATGTCGCCGAGGACCGCGCGCAGCGTGGTCTGTGCCAGGTTCGAGACGGCCCGCTTGTAGTCGTCCACTTCGAGAAACGCCTTCTTCG
This Halorubrum sp. BV1 DNA region includes the following protein-coding sequences:
- a CDS encoding SPFH domain-containing protein, giving the protein MGTNGPRGDAVDMSDAVGAIPDAVWQYLALGVAVVVGFALLNQSLAFGVAALALLLAVVTVVSAVEIVDAYEKEALTVFGEYRKLLEPGVHVIPPFVSRTYPFDMRTQTIDVPSQSAITRDNSPVTADAVVYIKVMDAKKAFLEVDDYKRAVSNLAQTTLRAVLGDMELDDTLSRRDQINDRINEELDEPTDEWGIRVEAVEVREVSPSQEVQRAMEQQTGAERRRRAMILEAQGERRSAVEQAEGDKQSNIIRAQGEKQSQILEAQGDAISTVLRARSAESMGERAIIERGMETLEEIGKGESTTFVLPQELTSLVGRYGKALSGSDVQQMEGLES